AACACGCTGAGCGTAACATATTCTAAGGGATACACGGAAACGAGTTCGAAGCTCTCGATACTGGCGTCGATACCAGGCGGGCAAAGGAAACCGGGGTTTGTCTGGAGGACGTCGGCGGCAACGATCAGCCTGGTCGGCGTGAGGCCCAGGGCGACCTGACGGACCCCACGTCCGTTCCGCGTCGTTTCCGCGAACGGCGACTCCACTAAAATTGTCTCTGAGAACTCACGGTATTCCGACAGCAATAGCTTGCGTATTCTGTTACCCCGCGACCGACCGGGCAACCTCGCTCCACGTGAAGCGTTCATGAATAACTTCGCTCGCGCGGCGAGGAAGGGGATGATGTCGCGCCTCACGGATCATCTATGAGATTCTGCACGTACGAAGGATTTTCAAAGCACTCGGAGTTCGTCTACTTGTCAGTTCCTAACCGCGCTGGACGTGCCTGACCGGCCTGACACTTCCCTGATCGAAACGTCAAGGAATGTCGCGTAGCGTATTGCATCGTTGCCGTTATTACTGACAGACAACTTCTCGAAAGATGTTTTATAAGGGGTATGAAATAAAtgcttgttaaaattaatatcgcacaattaattttgggtattgtatttatataattacctgaaatttatgaaaaccATTTTAAAGAAGTATTTAAAGGACTATTTGcttttgataacattttcatttatttttttagacatttttttagaaaagtaaAAGGTACACAGTTGAACTTACTTACtacttacttttttctttgatatttaaatgttcttTAGAAATGtcttcaaatatattaaaagatatttttaacaattaataatatttgcaaaatcgAAAGCGCTTCGTGATCGTCGAAGCGTGAGATTTATTTCCGTGTTATGTCgtatctttctcttcctcgGTCTATTCCATGCAACTCTCGTAACCCGAGCTTTCCTCCTCGCTGTTCTCCTCGCTGTCCTCCTCGCTgtcctcctcgtcgtcgtcttccGGAGAGCTACTCTCGTTATCCGTGCTCTCCTCGTCCCTGTCCTCCTCGTTGTCGTCGTCTTCCGGAGTGCTACTCTCGTTATCCGTGCTCTCCTCGTCTCTGTCCTCCTCGTCACCGCCGTCTTCCGGAGTGCTACTCTCGTTATCCGAGCTCTCCTCCTTACTGTCctcttcgtcgtcgtcttccGAACTGTCGTTGGCAAGAATTGTTTTACGCAATTTCTTGTACTGCTTTTCGGAAGCGCAATAGTTTGGATCAAACTTgcaattgtttaatataattttcaggTTCCTCTCATCGTTCTGTTCTGATACTGACCAATGACGCTTTTGATCTTTCTTTTCTACAACGTCCAGTTCTGCTGGCACAGCTTCGTAATCTTTAAAGCCATCTCTTCTTATTTCGAACATAACTTGAATCATATGTTGGACTCGCTCGTCCAATTGTCCTTTATGTAATATGTTGTTTAGCATATCAAAAATGGTCACAATAACGtttgatttaatttcattCCGCGTCAGTTTCATTCCGCATATCTTCAGGATTTCGATGGCCGCTTCGACGGAATCGTTCGTCGACTTTTCCAACAGCTGAGTCAAGGGATCCACAATGATAAACTCCCAGACTACATGTTGGTTAAATAAATGGGCTAAGAATATGCCCGAGGatatacataaagatttatcgtTCAAGTTAAATCCACGGTTGAACTGCACACTGATTTGCTTCAGCACCAGCATGCCTATTTCAAAAAACTTGGAATTTATTATAGCTGTCAGCGCCGCGTAGGCCGGAGTGAGCGACGGTGACGCGGTTTGTGCTTTGACGATAAACAGCGCGAATAAACCTCGACCGCGAATGATATTCGTACGCAGCAGCTTCCGCGCTATGATCCTAACGTTGCTGGTGTTGACTTCATTGATATAACCGCGGATGGACGCCTCCAGCACGTCCCACGTCATGCACTGGTGAACAATTCCCTTGATGATGTGCGCTTGAGGCTTATGCGGCTTGACGGGCGGAACACGCGCGCATTCCGCCTCGTCCGTTTCGTCGTCGCTGTCCCTGGGATCGTCGTATTTATGAATCATTTGATTTTTTAGCAAGTCTTCATCGTCGCGTTTGAAACTTGTACTTGCATTGATATACCAAGGAACATAGTTCTCCTTGTAGCCGCAGCACCCTTGCTGCACAAAACGAAACTCCTTGTTCTCCCCGTCAATCCCCAGCGCTCTCTCCCGCGAGTACCATATTGTGTTCATCTGAGAGTACCACATGTGTTTATCTTCAGTTTAGTGCGGTTAAAATATCACAGcctgcaattatattattttatatatgtaataattattccaTTATGTACCATGcaatattttgaaacttttaaatatttcgtaattGCAGTTGTACAACAAAGAAATCCAACATTACTTTTGAACTTACTTGAATATTTCTAGGCGTTTGCAGCAGCGATGCACAACGATACCAATTCAAATGCTCACGTAGACGGCAGCAAGGCAACAGGCAACCTGTAGTACCTGCACCCTGCTTCGCCTGCATACAGAGCCTGTAAAGGACAGCCCTACTATTCGACCTGCTTTGAATTTCGAGCGGTGGGAGCATCTGCTGTCTCCTTCCGTTTCGAGCTTCGTCTTTTTCTCACTTgagaatattttctattttgaatTGCTGTCgactcttcttttctctcattttCGTTCATTTAGCAAAccatttcaatatttcttatattctactctattattttaatcgtcCTTTCTATTATTCTAATCGTTTGGGAATCGTTTGGGCAAGTTTAGAAAAACACTTATAATTTAGGAAATAATAGTTTAGTCAAAATtagtagataaaaattttacaaaaaag
This genomic window from Monomorium pharaonis isolate MP-MQ-018 chromosome 8, ASM1337386v2, whole genome shotgun sequence contains:
- the LOC105828588 gene encoding pre-mRNA-splicing factor CWC22 homolog → MWYSQMNTIWYSRERALGIDGENKEFRFVQQGCCGYKENYVPWYINASTSFKRDDEDLLKNQMIHKYDDPRDSDDETDEAECARVPPVKPHKPQAHIIKGIVHQCMTWDVLEASIRGYINEVNTSNVRIIARKLLRTNIIRGRGLFALFIVKAQTASPSLTPAYAALTAIINSKFFEIGMLVLKQISVQFNRGFNLNDKSLCISSGIFLAHLFNQHVVWEFIIVDPLTQLLEKSTNDSVEAAIEILKICGMKLTRNEIKSNVIVTIFDMLNNILHKGQLDERVQHMIQVMFEIRRDGFKDYEAVPAELDVVEKKDQKRHWSVSEQNDERNLKIILNNCKFDPNYCASEKQYKKLRKTILANDSSEDDDEEDSKEESSDNESSTPEDGGDEEDRDEESTDNESSTPEDDDNEEDRDEESTDNESSSPEDDDEEDSEEDSEENSEEESSGYESCME